A stretch of the Flavobacterium sp. 5 genome encodes the following:
- a CDS encoding hydroxymethylglutaryl-CoA reductase, degradative has protein sequence MNNVVAGFSKLSKEEKINWIANHYFSTPSEAVTLLKNYWNADEKIQKLHDEFIENTISNFYIPLGVAPNFLINEKYYTIPMAIEESSVVAAASKAAKFWSTRGGFKATVLNTEKIGQVHFIYKGDTSKLAIFFSQLKSKLFDSTENITKNMQKRGGGILDIILKDKTDLLPNYYQLHATFETKDSMGANFINSCLEVFAKTLKEEASDFELFSEEEKNIEVVMSILSNYVPNCIVRAEVSCPIEDLVEKHIENPHEFAAKFIQAVQIAEVEPFRAVTHNKGIMNGIDAVVLATGNDFRAIEAGVHAYASKNGQYSSLSHSKIENGIFSFWLEMPLALGTVGGLTSLHPLVKLSLEMLEKPSAKELMQIVAVAGLAQNFAALRSLTTTGIQDGHMKMHLNNILNQFEANEEERILTKKHFKHNIVSHSAVVDFLEKLRN, from the coding sequence ATGAATAACGTAGTTGCCGGATTTTCTAAACTATCCAAAGAAGAAAAAATAAACTGGATTGCCAATCACTATTTTTCAACTCCAAGTGAGGCTGTCACATTACTAAAAAACTATTGGAATGCTGATGAAAAAATCCAAAAACTGCACGATGAATTCATAGAAAACACTATATCCAATTTTTATATTCCACTTGGAGTAGCCCCTAACTTTCTGATAAACGAAAAATATTATACGATTCCAATGGCTATTGAGGAAAGTTCTGTCGTTGCTGCTGCTTCCAAAGCAGCTAAATTTTGGTCAACCCGGGGTGGCTTTAAAGCAACAGTTCTTAATACTGAAAAAATTGGACAGGTTCATTTTATCTATAAAGGAGACACTTCAAAATTAGCTATATTCTTTTCACAATTAAAATCTAAATTATTCGATTCTACCGAAAACATCACCAAGAACATGCAAAAACGTGGTGGTGGTATTTTGGATATCATACTGAAAGACAAAACTGATTTACTACCAAATTACTACCAGCTTCACGCTACTTTCGAAACAAAAGATAGTATGGGGGCTAATTTCATTAACTCCTGTTTGGAAGTATTTGCCAAAACATTAAAGGAAGAAGCTTCAGATTTCGAACTATTTTCAGAAGAAGAAAAAAATATAGAAGTCGTTATGAGCATTCTTTCAAATTATGTCCCTAATTGTATTGTTCGTGCCGAAGTATCTTGTCCTATCGAAGATTTAGTCGAAAAACACATTGAAAATCCACACGAGTTTGCTGCCAAATTTATACAAGCCGTTCAAATTGCCGAAGTAGAACCTTTCCGCGCAGTAACCCATAATAAAGGAATCATGAACGGAATTGATGCGGTTGTCCTAGCTACTGGAAACGATTTTAGAGCGATTGAAGCAGGAGTCCACGCTTACGCTTCAAAAAATGGTCAATATTCCAGCTTGTCCCATTCCAAAATAGAAAACGGAATTTTTAGTTTTTGGTTGGAAATGCCATTAGCTTTAGGAACAGTCGGAGGTTTAACATCACTACATCCTTTGGTAAAACTATCATTAGAAATGCTAGAAAAACCTTCTGCTAAAGAACTAATGCAAATAGTAGCAGTCGCTGGTTTAGCCCAAAACTTTGCTGCTTTGCGTTCCCTCACTACTACTGGAATTCAGGATGGTCACATGAAAATGCATCTAAATAATATTCTCAACCAGTTTGAAGCCAATGAAGAAGAACGTATTTTGACCAAAAAACACTTCAAACACAATATAGTTTCACACAGCGCAGTAGTTGATTTTTTAGAAAAATTAAGGAACTAA
- a CDS encoding GYDIA family GHMP kinase, which produces MKKTFYSNGKLLITGEYLVLDGAKALALPTKFGQNLVVEKSNNPEIKWMSYDADESIWFNETIPISTITSKTTLESESIKNTLITILRVAHQLNPNKLSTSEGYIVTTQLSFPRKWGLGTSSTLINNIAQWFQIDAFTLLKNSFGGSGYDIACAQNNFPILYHLEQQKPIVEIVKFNPSFTKNIYFVYLNQKQNSKSAIASYKEKKNNLEAQKEVINQITLKVLNAENETIFAKLLENHEKTLSTILETKTVKETLFPDFNGTIKSLGAWGGDFVLIISEENPQSYFLDKGYETIITYKDMIL; this is translated from the coding sequence ATGAAAAAAACCTTTTACAGCAACGGCAAACTTTTAATAACTGGAGAATATTTGGTTCTTGATGGTGCAAAAGCATTAGCCTTGCCAACAAAATTTGGCCAAAATCTTGTCGTTGAAAAAAGTAATAATCCAGAAATAAAATGGATGAGTTATGATGCTGATGAAAGTATTTGGTTTAATGAAACTATTCCTATTTCAACTATCACCTCCAAAACTACTTTAGAATCTGAATCTATAAAAAACACCTTAATTACTATTTTAAGAGTTGCCCATCAGCTCAATCCAAATAAGCTATCAACTTCTGAAGGATACATCGTTACTACACAATTGAGTTTTCCAAGAAAATGGGGACTTGGCACATCTTCTACGTTAATAAACAATATTGCTCAATGGTTCCAAATTGACGCCTTTACATTGCTTAAAAATAGTTTTGGTGGCAGTGGTTATGACATTGCCTGCGCTCAAAATAATTTTCCTATTTTATATCATCTTGAACAGCAAAAACCCATTGTTGAAATAGTCAAATTCAACCCTTCTTTTACAAAAAATATATACTTTGTTTATCTCAATCAAAAACAAAACAGCAAAAGTGCAATAGCCTCTTATAAAGAGAAGAAAAATAATTTAGAAGCTCAAAAAGAAGTTATAAACCAAATAACGCTAAAAGTTTTAAACGCAGAAAATGAAACCATTTTTGCAAAACTATTAGAAAATCACGAAAAAACTTTGAGTACTATTCTAGAAACAAAAACAGTCAAAGAAACTTTATTTCCAGATTTTAACGGGACCATAAAAAGCCTTGGCGCTTGGGGTGGTGATTTTGTATTGATTATTTCCGAAGAAAACCCACAGTCATACTTTTTAGACAAAGGTTATGAAACAATTATTACGTATAAAGATATGATTTTGTAA
- a CDS encoding peptidylprolyl isomerase, with amino-acid sequence MAVLSKIRQHSAIMIGVIALALFSFIIQDLFTKGNFGKSSKDVGSINGKDIAFEDFRLKVSNVEKSGQGISSTEASRRVWDQEVTIALLSAEFDKLGLRVGEKHIMDVLTADQNIGKNPMFLNAAGMFDIVKFKEYFKSNPEQAQYLKDREKDAELNAKFQIYNTLIKGGIYTTESEGKFNYELGANKVNFDYVAGLFSTIKDSEVKVTDADVLDYMKASPKKFKSDETRNVEYVLVEDKASPADINDVKSKLTSLLSGSVVYNQASGKNDTLAGFKNTKNVVEFVNSNSDVPYDSSYVAKKDLPAVDADKLYNLAPGEIYGPYVFGKYYCISKSLGKKAGVNAKASHILISYEGTQVPNKKEKRTKEEAKAKAEAILAQVTANPDSFMMLAFTASDDSSSQQGGDLGYFGQNQMVKPFNDFVFNNGIGKIGLVETPFGYHIIKITDKQDGVRLATVAQKIEASEATSDKVFEQATKFEMAVADKDFNKVAKDLALTVAPAVSVKAMDENFGPLGAQRTIVRWAFEKDTKEGSVKRFEVANLGHVIAKVKSIDNSGLVPVEQARPYVESILKNKKKAELLKAKMTGSSLEAIAKATGSTVQKAANVTLENPVLPGGVGQEAKVVGNAFALAANKVSAPIEGVTGIYVVKNTSTVKAPALKSYADNVAKLKTQSASEANRVLPALKEDADIQDNRKDFNY; translated from the coding sequence ATGGCAGTTTTATCAAAAATTAGACAACATTCCGCTATAATGATTGGAGTTATTGCTCTAGCATTATTTTCATTTATCATACAAGATCTTTTTACGAAAGGGAATTTTGGTAAAAGCTCAAAAGATGTTGGAAGCATCAATGGAAAGGATATCGCATTTGAAGACTTTAGACTTAAAGTAAGTAATGTTGAGAAAAGTGGACAAGGAATTTCTTCTACAGAAGCTTCTAGAAGAGTATGGGATCAAGAGGTGACTATCGCTTTGCTATCTGCTGAATTTGATAAATTAGGATTAAGAGTAGGAGAAAAGCATATCATGGATGTTCTTACAGCTGATCAAAATATTGGTAAAAATCCAATGTTCTTGAATGCTGCTGGTATGTTTGATATCGTTAAATTTAAAGAGTATTTTAAATCAAACCCTGAACAGGCTCAATATCTAAAAGATAGAGAAAAAGATGCAGAATTGAATGCAAAATTTCAAATCTACAATACTTTAATTAAAGGTGGTATTTATACAACTGAAAGCGAAGGAAAATTTAATTACGAATTAGGAGCAAACAAAGTGAACTTTGATTATGTAGCAGGTTTGTTTTCGACAATTAAAGATAGTGAAGTAAAAGTTACTGATGCTGATGTTTTGGATTACATGAAAGCTAGTCCGAAAAAATTCAAGTCTGATGAAACTCGTAATGTAGAGTATGTTTTGGTTGAAGATAAAGCTTCTCCTGCAGATATTAATGATGTTAAATCTAAACTTACTTCTTTATTGTCTGGAAGTGTTGTTTATAATCAAGCTAGTGGTAAAAATGATACTTTAGCGGGATTTAAAAACACTAAAAATGTAGTTGAATTTGTAAACTCAAATTCTGATGTACCTTACGATTCTTCTTATGTAGCCAAAAAAGATTTGCCAGCTGTAGATGCTGATAAATTATACAACTTAGCACCTGGAGAAATTTACGGACCTTATGTTTTTGGTAAATATTACTGTATTTCTAAATCATTAGGAAAAAAAGCAGGTGTAAATGCTAAAGCAAGTCATATTCTTATTAGTTATGAAGGAACTCAAGTTCCTAATAAAAAAGAAAAAAGAACTAAAGAAGAAGCAAAAGCAAAAGCTGAAGCTATTTTAGCTCAAGTAACTGCAAATCCAGATAGTTTCATGATGTTAGCTTTTACAGCTTCTGATGATTCTTCTTCTCAACAAGGAGGCGATTTAGGTTATTTTGGACAAAATCAAATGGTAAAGCCTTTTAATGATTTTGTTTTCAATAACGGAATTGGAAAAATTGGATTGGTAGAAACTCCATTTGGATACCATATTATTAAAATTACAGACAAACAAGATGGTGTTCGTTTAGCAACTGTAGCTCAAAAAATTGAAGCTTCAGAAGCTACTTCTGATAAAGTTTTTGAGCAAGCAACTAAATTTGAAATGGCTGTTGCTGATAAAGATTTTAATAAAGTTGCGAAAGATTTAGCTCTTACTGTTGCACCAGCTGTTTCAGTAAAAGCAATGGATGAAAATTTTGGACCTTTAGGAGCTCAAAGAACTATTGTAAGATGGGCTTTTGAGAAAGATACTAAAGAAGGATCTGTTAAAAGATTTGAAGTTGCTAACTTAGGTCATGTAATTGCAAAAGTGAAGTCTATTGATAATTCTGGATTAGTTCCAGTTGAACAAGCAAGACCATACGTAGAGTCGATTCTTAAAAACAAGAAAAAAGCTGAATTGTTAAAAGCTAAAATGACAGGAAGCTCATTAGAAGCTATTGCAAAAGCAACAGGTTCTACTGTTCAAAAAGCAGCAAATGTTACTTTAGAAAATCCAGTTTTACCTGGAGGTGTTGGTCAAGAAGCTAAAGTTGTTGGAAACGCATTTGCTTTGGCAGCTAATAAAGTGTCAGCACCAATCGAAGGAGTTACTGGGATTTATGTTGTAAAAAATACAAGTACAGTAAAAGCACCAGCTTTGAAAAGCTATGCGGATAATGTTGCTAAATTAAAAACACAAAGCGCATCAGAGGCTAACAGAGTATTGCCTGCTTTAAAAGAAGATGCTGATATTCAAGATAACAGAAAAGATTTTAATTACTAA
- the lptC gene encoding LPS export ABC transporter periplasmic protein LptC — translation MNFFNKDISFFLSLFIIVSVLFGCESNFKEVHKNDYSEFVPSGDADDVNLKYTDSGKIKSILVSPKMFDYANVEFAFTEFPKGVDVTVYDNNGKRTFIRSNYAVSYKQTNIIDLQGKVKITSEAGQVLETEQLFFDQKNQWFYTEKKFKLTDAANSSTGQGIDFSKDFKTINSQRIQGEIESKE, via the coding sequence ATGAATTTTTTTAATAAAGATATTTCTTTTTTTTTGTCACTTTTCATTATTGTAAGTGTGCTTTTTGGTTGTGAAAGTAATTTTAAAGAAGTTCATAAAAATGACTATTCTGAATTTGTTCCAAGTGGCGATGCAGATGATGTGAATTTAAAATATACCGATTCAGGAAAAATAAAATCAATATTGGTGAGCCCTAAAATGTTCGATTACGCCAATGTTGAGTTTGCCTTTACAGAATTTCCAAAAGGGGTTGATGTAACAGTTTATGATAATAACGGAAAAAGAACTTTCATTCGTTCGAATTACGCGGTTTCCTATAAACAAACTAATATTATAGATTTACAGGGTAAAGTAAAAATTACTTCGGAAGCAGGACAAGTATTAGAAACTGAGCAATTATTTTTTGATCAAAAAAATCAATGGTTTTATACTGAAAAGAAATTTAAATTGACTGATGCCGCAAACAGTTCTACTGGGCAAGGAATTGATTTTAGTAAAGATTTTAAAACCATTAATTCGCAAAGAATACAAGGGGAAATAGAATCAAAAGAATAA
- a CDS encoding hemolysin family protein — MEIGIIILCLILCAFFSGMEIAFISSNKIYLELEKKQDSFVSKTLTKLTEKPSKFIAAMLIGNNIALVVYGFFMGELLMRWLLLFDLHFSNFTSLLIQTVISTFIVLITAEFLPKVFFQIYANLLIKFFAIPSYFFYKLFYFISTFLIWISDFVLRKFFKTEGDQVQLYFSKIELGNYIAEQMSTVENDEEVDSEIQIFRNALDFSAVKARDVMTPRTEIAAIDVLESIENLKALFIETGYSKMVIYQNSLDDIIGYVHSFDLFKKPSSIKEIVIAVEFIPEAIFVKDAMNLLTKKRKSVAVVLDEYGGTSGILTIEDIVEELFGEIEDEHDLDEELIEKELGDNSFLFSTRFDVEYLNQTYKLEIPESDSYGTLGGFIVGFTKEIPQKGDEITIENYHFVIEEATNKKIELVKMTIKD; from the coding sequence ATGGAAATAGGTATCATAATATTGTGCTTAATACTATGTGCTTTTTTTTCTGGAATGGAAATAGCGTTTATCTCTTCGAATAAAATTTATCTTGAGTTAGAAAAAAAACAAGACAGTTTTGTTTCCAAAACACTTACAAAGCTCACAGAGAAACCATCAAAATTTATTGCCGCAATGCTTATCGGTAACAATATAGCCCTTGTTGTTTATGGGTTTTTTATGGGTGAGTTGTTGATGAGATGGTTGTTATTGTTTGATTTGCATTTTTCGAATTTCACTAGTCTTTTGATTCAAACGGTAATTTCGACTTTTATAGTTCTAATAACTGCAGAATTTCTTCCCAAAGTTTTTTTTCAAATATATGCCAATTTACTAATCAAGTTTTTTGCCATACCGTCTTACTTCTTTTATAAATTATTCTATTTTATTTCTACTTTTTTGATTTGGATTTCTGATTTTGTTTTGAGGAAATTTTTTAAAACTGAAGGAGATCAAGTGCAGCTTTATTTTAGTAAAATAGAGCTAGGGAATTATATTGCCGAACAAATGAGTACAGTTGAGAATGATGAAGAAGTAGATTCAGAAATACAAATTTTCAGAAATGCTTTAGATTTCTCTGCGGTTAAAGCTAGGGATGTTATGACTCCACGAACTGAAATTGCAGCAATCGATGTTTTAGAATCGATAGAGAATCTAAAAGCGTTATTTATAGAAACTGGTTATTCTAAAATGGTGATTTATCAAAATTCATTAGATGACATCATTGGCTATGTACACTCTTTTGACTTGTTTAAAAAACCTTCCAGTATTAAGGAAATAGTTATTGCAGTAGAATTTATTCCAGAAGCAATTTTTGTAAAAGATGCTATGAATTTGCTGACTAAAAAGAGAAAAAGCGTGGCGGTAGTATTGGATGAATATGGTGGTACATCAGGGATATTAACTATTGAAGATATTGTGGAAGAGCTTTTTGGTGAAATAGAAGATGAGCATGATTTGGATGAAGAATTAATAGAAAAAGAACTGGGTGATAATTCGTTTTTATTTTCAACTCGTTTTGATGTAGAGTACTTAAATCAAACGTATAAGCTGGAAATTCCCGAGAGTGATTCTTATGGTACACTTGGAGGATTTATAGTAGGTTTTACTAAGGAAATTCCTCAAAAAGGAGATGAAATTACTATAGAAAATTATCATTTTGTCATTGAAGAAGCAACAAATAAGAAGATTGAATTGGTTAAAATGACAATCAAAGACTAG
- a CDS encoding type III pantothenate kinase, which translates to MILAIDVGNTRIKSAVFEGTTILESFVFLKTELEINIQNILKKYKKIYHLVVSSVSDIEKQSFSNFESRVNIHFVSRNDSFPFVNRYKTPNTLGVDRMVLATGATLQFPNQNRLVIDAGTCVTYDFIDESNNYLGGAISPGLQLRYSALHNFTAKLPLLELENPEYFIGKSTSESLHSGVVNGLVYEIDGFIEEYKALHPNFIIILTGGDAVFLAKRLKNTIFANSNFLLESLNQIFQYKIEND; encoded by the coding sequence ATGATTCTAGCAATTGATGTTGGGAATACCAGAATTAAATCTGCTGTATTTGAGGGGACTACCATTTTGGAGAGTTTTGTTTTTTTGAAAACTGAGCTTGAAATAAATATTCAAAATATTCTAAAAAAGTATAAAAAAATATATCATTTGGTAGTTTCTTCTGTTTCGGATATAGAAAAACAGTCTTTTTCAAACTTTGAAAGTCGGGTAAACATTCATTTCGTCTCCCGTAATGATTCCTTTCCGTTTGTCAATCGTTATAAGACGCCAAATACTTTAGGTGTTGATAGGATGGTGCTTGCAACTGGCGCGACACTTCAGTTCCCAAATCAGAACCGACTAGTTATCGATGCTGGGACTTGTGTCACGTATGATTTTATCGACGAATCAAATAATTATCTTGGTGGTGCAATTTCTCCTGGGCTTCAGTTAAGATATAGCGCTTTACATAATTTTACGGCAAAACTTCCCTTATTAGAATTGGAGAATCCGGAATATTTTATAGGTAAATCAACTTCAGAATCGTTACATTCAGGAGTTGTAAACGGATTGGTCTATGAAATTGATGGTTTTATAGAGGAATATAAGGCATTACATCCAAACTTTATAATAATTTTAACGGGTGGAGATGCAGTTTTTTTGGCTAAACGATTAAAAAATACCATATTTGCCAATTCAAATTTCCTATTAGAGAGTTTGAATCAAATTTTTCAATATAAAATAGAAAATGATTAA
- a CDS encoding MASE1 domain-containing protein: MKSNHSLTSFYSEPTFLRSTPVVILLVAALYILLAKLSFLLSIAFLAVSPLFPASGLSLAAVLILGNRALPGIFIGAFLSNILNNLNVQNLNNQHLLTIIFAGFFIGLGNVIASIISKYIIINTNKKNHPLYNGKNILILLISGSITYATITSSIGVITLTIGGFITKEHWYVFQTWWLGDIVGIILVTPVFLSWYLKDSFEKKKFKILELLLFGAVVVLVCYIVFFKHFDLKYIIIAILFWAVYRFGTQITTLIILIISSFAIITTVKGIGPFSKDSINNSILSLDLFLCFTAICSLFLSSILDERQRAKNLTKISRKKLQKSESILESIIESPKDVSIYSIGRNYEYLNFNSLHKNNIKAMNSIEITLGMTLQESLVNIEELNDAVAVLDKVFLGESVTTIRQFDFNGSYWEFRTSPIINEAEEIIGATVISTNITEKIKIEEALINSEKKYRDIFTNIQHVIFQIDLNSIFLNISPSVKDIIEYTPKELIGRHSRILDIDDDDTDLVHYIITEKKNLINHEKMIKTKSGLLKTISLNAKLIYNKDGTPDHIDAIAQDITERKENEQKIASQNQKLQIQNKELEQFAYITSHDLQEPLLTLKYFTELLKNDHLKDHNEEEQEQYLNFIFESSDRMQKLVKGLLDYSRIGKQVEISKEDCNEIVNNAISTLTNSIEKTKANIHIDKLPTVNGYFVELIQLFKHLIANSIEFRKKEVPLEINISAIPVGNNWQITVQDNGIGIEEHNLEKIFIIFKRLNNREEYSGIGLSLAICKKIIALHGGNIWAESSFGHGTTIFFTIPKININEIS, from the coding sequence ATGAAATCTAATCATTCATTAACTTCATTCTATTCAGAGCCAACCTTTTTAAGGTCCACACCTGTCGTTATTCTTTTAGTAGCAGCATTATATATTCTTCTTGCCAAACTCAGCTTTTTATTATCAATAGCTTTTTTGGCAGTTAGCCCACTATTTCCAGCCTCAGGATTATCATTGGCAGCTGTCTTAATTTTAGGCAACAGAGCTTTACCAGGAATCTTTATTGGCGCTTTTTTATCAAATATTTTAAATAATTTAAATGTCCAAAATTTAAACAATCAACATTTACTAACTATAATCTTTGCCGGATTCTTCATTGGCCTTGGGAACGTAATCGCATCAATCATTAGCAAATACATAATAATCAATACAAATAAGAAGAATCATCCATTATACAACGGAAAAAATATATTAATACTACTTATTTCTGGCTCTATTACTTACGCCACAATCACTTCATCAATAGGTGTAATTACTTTAACTATTGGCGGTTTTATAACCAAAGAACACTGGTATGTTTTTCAAACATGGTGGCTTGGAGACATTGTTGGGATCATTTTAGTTACCCCCGTTTTTTTATCTTGGTATCTAAAAGATTCTTTTGAGAAAAAAAAATTTAAAATCTTAGAATTACTATTATTTGGAGCTGTTGTTGTCCTTGTTTGTTACATAGTATTTTTTAAACATTTTGATCTAAAGTACATCATTATTGCTATTCTGTTTTGGGCTGTTTATCGTTTTGGAACACAAATCACAACGCTCATTATTCTAATAATTTCTTCATTTGCAATCATAACAACAGTCAAAGGAATTGGTCCATTTAGCAAAGACAGTATCAATAATTCAATTTTATCATTAGACTTATTTCTGTGTTTCACCGCTATATGTAGTCTTTTTTTATCATCGATTTTAGATGAACGTCAAAGAGCTAAGAACTTAACTAAAATAAGCAGAAAAAAACTACAAAAAAGTGAATCCATCCTTGAATCCATTATTGAAAGCCCGAAAGATGTGAGTATTTATTCGATAGGCCGAAATTACGAATATCTAAATTTCAACAGCCTCCATAAAAACAATATAAAGGCCATGAATAGTATCGAAATTACCCTAGGTATGACACTACAGGAAAGCTTAGTCAATATAGAAGAACTTAATGATGCGGTAGCAGTATTGGACAAAGTTTTTCTTGGGGAGAGCGTCACAACTATAAGACAATTTGATTTCAACGGCAGTTATTGGGAATTTAGAACCAGTCCTATTATAAATGAAGCCGAAGAAATAATTGGAGCAACCGTAATTTCAACCAATATCACAGAAAAAATAAAAATCGAAGAGGCATTAATAAACAGTGAAAAAAAATACCGTGACATATTCACAAACATTCAACATGTTATTTTTCAAATAGACCTCAATAGTATATTTTTAAACATAAGTCCTTCAGTAAAAGACATTATAGAATACACACCCAAAGAGTTAATAGGCCGACATTCACGAATTTTAGACATCGATGACGATGATACTGATTTAGTTCATTATATAATTACCGAAAAAAAGAATTTAATTAATCACGAAAAAATGATTAAAACCAAATCTGGTTTATTAAAAACAATTTCTTTAAATGCAAAATTAATTTATAACAAAGATGGCACTCCCGACCATATAGATGCTATCGCACAAGACATTACAGAAAGAAAAGAAAATGAACAAAAAATTGCATCACAAAACCAAAAATTACAAATCCAAAACAAAGAATTAGAGCAATTTGCCTATATAACTTCCCATGATTTACAAGAACCTTTATTAACTTTAAAATATTTTACAGAACTTCTCAAGAATGATCATCTAAAAGACCATAATGAAGAAGAACAAGAACAATATCTAAATTTTATTTTTGAGTCATCTGATAGAATGCAAAAGCTTGTTAAAGGACTACTAGACTATTCCAGAATAGGAAAACAAGTTGAAATTTCAAAAGAGGATTGTAATGAAATAGTAAATAATGCTATCTCAACGTTGACTAATAGTATCGAAAAAACGAAAGCAAATATTCACATTGATAAACTACCAACAGTAAATGGATACTTTGTAGAATTAATCCAATTATTCAAACACTTAATAGCCAATTCTATAGAATTCAGAAAAAAAGAAGTCCCTTTAGAAATCAATATAAGTGCAATACCAGTTGGCAATAATTGGCAAATCACTGTACAAGACAATGGGATTGGAATTGAAGAACATAATCTCGAAAAAATATTTATAATTTTTAAACGCTTAAATAATCGGGAAGAATACTCTGGAATAGGACTAAGTCTCGCAATTTGTAAAAAAATTATCGCCTTACACGGAGGGAATATTTGGGCAGAATCTTCATTTGGTCATGGCACTACTATATTTTTTACCATACCAAAAATTAACATCAATGAAATCTCATAA